Part of the Prochlorococcus sp. MIT 0603 genome is shown below.
AATTTAATTGAAAACGTTCTACCCATTCTGGATGAAATGGCCACACTTGATGTTCGCCTGTTTTTGTATTTGGGAAGACCCTTAATATTTTATCTCCATTATCTTTTAGGCAGGAAAGATCGCAAAAAAATACCTCATGATTCCTAAGACCGTATGTAGCCATTAGCCCAAAAACTATTTTCCAGCTTGGATTTGGAATTAATTTATATGTTTCTTCTATAAGATTGTCACTTGGCAATTGCCTGAATTGTGCTTTATGTAAGCCATAACCATATGAAATCGACTTCCACTCCTCAGGGAGTTCAATTTTTAGATGTTTTGCAAGTGCTTTAAGCGTAGTTCCACATTGTTGCCTGCTACGACTATTTTCTGAATAACTTGAAAGAGTTTCTATTAAAAGCTTCTTGTCTAAGCCGAAACTATTCTTATTGGCTATAAGTTTCAGTCTTCGAAGATAAGGTAAATAGGCGCCTTCCCAATTAGTTTTATTGCTGGATTTTGACTTAGCTCTACTTTGATTATTAAAGAAATTATCTTTGAATTCTTCTATGGCTTTGTCTAGTTCTAAAGAATGATTTGTAGAAGAATTCTTTGAATTCTTTTGGGCCCAGTTCTTCCAATCAAATTGGTTGTGTTGGATTTGTAAATCAATAAAATTAAGTGTTTTCTCCGCTTGCTCAAGCCCATTAATGCTTGTATTCAATCCCAAACTTATTCTTTGATCCTTTTTTTGACTAGGGTCTTTAGGGCAAGGCAGTGGGCCTCTTAGACCAAGTCGATTACCACGTTGTTCAATTCGAAGCTTTATCCCTTTAGAGGCAATCTTTTGATTGACATTCAAAAGCTCACTTTTAAAGTTCATTTGTTTAAATGGTTACACATACATTGACGTCGTTCCGCGTTAAGCTCAACCCCTAAAGTGAAGGTTTTTAATGACTCGTGTTGGCGTCCTTTTAATGAACCTAGGGGGACCTGAAAGAATTAAAGATGTTGGCCCTTTCTTGTATAACCTTTTTTCAGACCCTGAGATCATTAGATTGCCTATTCCATTATTCCAAAAGCCTTTGGCTTGGTTTATAAGCACACAGAGAAGTTCAAAGTCGCAAAAGGCTTATCAGGCAATAGGGGGTGGATCACCATTGAGAAGAATTACTGAACAACAAGCTAGGGAATTGCAGAGTGAATTGCGTAAAAGAGGAATTGATGCGACTAGTTATGTTGCTATGCGCTATTGGCACCCTTTTACTGAATCAGCAGTTGCTGATATAAAAGCAGATAATATTAGTGAGGTTGTTGTACTCCCCCTTTATCCTCACTTCTCAATTAGTACAAGTGGATCAAGCTTTAGAGAACTAAGACGTTTAAGCGAGGTTGATAAGGACTTTCAGAAGCTTTCTATAAGGTGTATTCGCAGTTGGTTTGACAATCCTGGATATATAGCTGCTATGGCTAAATTAATTGAAAAAGAAGTTCTTGCATGCTTGTCACCTGAAAAAGCCCATATTTGTTTTACAGCCCACGGTGTCCCTAAAAGTTATGTTGAGGAGGCAGGAGATCCTTATAAAGATGAGATAGAAAATTGTTCTTTATTAATTATTGACAGAATCGAAACATCTCTTGGATTCAGTAATTCTTATACTCTTTCTTACCAGAGCAGAGTTGGACCTGAAGAATGGCTACAGCCTTATACAGAAGATGTATTGCAAAAGCTGGGTTCTGAAGGAATTAAAGAACTAGTTGTTGTTCCAATAAGCTTTGTTAGTGAACATATAGAAACTCTACAAGAAATTGATATTGAGTATAGAGAAATTGCAATTAAGAATGGAATAAGTAATTTTCGTAGAGTTAAGGCTTTAGACACAAACCCTTTATTTATTAATGGGCTTGCAGACTTAGTTAGCACTTGTTTGAAAGGGAATAATATAACTCTTGAAGAGGCAGCAAGATTACCCGAGAAAGTTAAGCTTTATCCTCAAGAAAAATGGCAGTGGGGATGGAATAATAGTGCAGAAGTTTGGAATGGAAGAGTTGCAATGTTTGTATTCATTATTTGTTTCATAGAACTCGTTATTGGGAATGGACCATTGCATTATGTGGGGCTTCTTTAAGACAAGGATTTTAGATACTTAATAATAAAATTAATCTGCAATTGCAATTTAGTGTTTTTTCTCCTTATATTTTGTTTATAGGCAAAATAACCATTACCCATATAACATTTATATAGGAGTAAATATTTTTCTGCCGTGCCCGTATCGTCTTTTTCTTTAGGCCTTGGTGAATCAACGAGCCAGAAGCAAATGCAGATATTAGGATCAGATGCCCTGATGGACTCTCTTCGGAGACATGGAGTTGATACTATTTTCGGCTATCCCGGAGGAGCTATTCTCCCCATATATGATGCAGTTTATAAGGCCGAAAAAGAAGGTTGGTTAAAACATATCCTTGTTAGGCATGAGCAAGGTGGTGCACATGCTGCCGATGGATTTGCTAGGGCAACAGGTAAGGTTGGGGTTTGCTTTGGTACGTCTGGACCAGGAGCAACAAATCTTGTTACAGGGATTGCTACTGCTCAGATGGATTCGGTCCCATTGGTTGTAATTACTGGACAGGTTCCAAGGGCTGCAATTGGCACAGATGCTTTTCAAGAAACAGATATTTTTGGCATTACCCTCCCAATTGTTAAACATTCTTGGGTAGTAAGAAAACCTTCTGAAATCGCATCGGTTATAGCACAAGCTTTCTTTATAGCGGCCTCTGGCCGCCCAGGCCCTGTTTTAGTTGATATACCAAAAGATGTAGGCCAGGAGACTTTTGATTATGAACCTGTTCAGCCTGGATCTGTAATACCTGCTGGCTTTAAGTCGCCACCAAATCCTGATCTTAAATCGATAGCAAAAGCACTGGATTTAATTGAAAAAGCGCAACGACCTCTTTTGTATGTAGGAGGCGGGGTGATTTCGGCTAGTGCTCATGATGATCTTGCTGCTATAGCAAAACGTTATCACTTGCCTGTTACAACAACATTAATGGGAAAAGGTGCTTTTGATGAACGAGACCCACTCTCAGTTGGCATGTTGGGAATGCATGGTACTGCATATGCAAATTTTGCAGTGACTGATTGCGATTTATTAGTTGCAATAGGCGCTCGTTTTGATGACAGGGTCACAGGCAAACTTGATACATTTGCTTCTAAGGCTAAGGTTATTCATTTTGAGGTGGACCCAGCAGAAATAAATAAGAATAGAATTGCTGATGTAGCTGTCCTTGGTGATTTAAGTGCAAGTCTTTCGAAGTTATTAGAGTTAAGCAATCAAAGAAAAATTCTTCCGAATACTGATAAGTGGTTGGCAAAAATAGAAGAATGGAAGACTAATTATCCACTTGTTATACCTTTGAAAGAAGGTGAAATATATCCTCAAGAAGTGTTGTTGGCGTTAAGAGATTTGGCGCCGAATGCATACATAACAACTGATGTAGGTCAGCACCAAATGTGGTCTGCTCAATATTTAAGAAATGGACCAAGGCAATGGATTAGCAGTGCGGGATTAGGAACAATGGGTTTTGGTGTGCCTGCAGCATTAGGGGTCCAAATCGCATTGCCAGAAGAGAAGGTGATTTGTATTGCTGGTGATGCAAGTATCCTTATGAATATTCAAGAATTAAGTACAATTTCGCAATATCAACTAAACACAAAAATCATCATTATTAATAATCATTGGCAAGGTATGGTTCGCCAGTGGCAAGAAAGCTTTTATGACGAACGTTATTCAGCAACGAATATGCTAACTGGAGAACCTGACTTTGTTGCTCTTGCAAATGCTTTTGGTGTTGGTGGCATATTAATTAAAGATCGGAATATGTTAAAAACTAAGTTAAAGGAAGCATTGGATCATCCTGGAGCAATGCTAATTGATGTGCATGTTCGTAGAGATGAGAATTGTTACCCCATGGTTCCACCTGGTAAAAGTAATGCTGAGATGGTCGGATTGCCAAATGTTTTAGACCCAGATTCTTAATAATTAATTGATCATGCTTTTTTTTAACTCTCATGATTCTTGTTAATAAACATATAACTATTCCAATAGTTATTATTACCATTTTTATTTTTCTTGTTCCTCTAAATGTTTTTTCTGCTGAGGTTTTGCAAGTGAAAAGTGCTTCTGTTATTCGAATTGGTGACAATAATAGAGACTATAAAGTAAAAATCGCTTGCCTAGATGTTGACCCCTTAAAAGAAAAAGAGGCTCTTGAATGGTTGAAGATGGAATTGCCAAGAAAATCAAAGGTAAACCTTTTGCCTAAAGGTTCTGAAGATGGTGTTTTAGTGGCTAAAGTTATCAATCTTAATTCAGAGAAAGATTTGGCAAACTCAATGAAAGAATTGGGGCTTGCTAAGCTTTATTGCTAAGTAGATTTTGATAAGAAAAAGTCGAATACTCAAGAATAAAATAAACCTTTTTATATTCTTTTTGAGACTATAAAACTCCATTGCCTGTTTTTAGTTTGATTCCTACGCCAGGAGTTGAATAGATTAGAATTTGCATAAGTACATTCTGAATTTAAACAAATTTTCTTGCTGCTTATCCCTTCTAGAAGTAATTGTCTTTTTGCTGCCTTTCTAATGTCAAGAAAAGGTATGGAGTTGTTAATGCTAATACAATCTTTGAATGAAAATAAATCTATATTATGGTTATATCTTGTGTTCGCATTAATACTTATGAGGAATGCATTAACTATATCTTCATTTACTGGATAATGAATTCCACTTATGGATGGCCCAAGAGCAAAAATAAGGTCGGCTCTTTGGCATCCGCAAAATTCTAGTTTTTCCAGTGTTTTTTTTATTATATTGAGAGTTAACCCTTTCCAACCAGAATGTATTGCAGCGACAAAGCCTTTTTTTGTATCCGCTAATAAGATAGGTATACAATCAGCTGTATATAGCCATAAACTTTGATCGGACTTGTTACTTATTATGCTGTCTGCGCTTGCTTTTTTTTTGTTAGATGCGTCGGACGCAATAATTACTTTTTCTCCATGTACTTGGTTCAAAAGATGAATTTTCATATCGCTATTGAATAGTTTTGATAAACCCTTTGGTGTCTTATTAGAATTTATCTTCGTAAAGAATGCATGGATAAAACCATTCTTTAATAATAATTTTGATTGAATATAAATACACCCATTTCTCTTCATATACCTCCAGCTTTGATCCTCATGTAGGGTTATATTGGAATCCAATTTTGGTTGTTAAATTATATAAATTAGATGAAATTTATATCTTTTAACATCCAAAAACCAGTGAATTTTTCCTCTTCAGGTGAGGTTTGAATGGATATAAATTGAATTCCATCAGCATTTTCTCTTGCTTCAATTAAATTCAGCTTGACTTTTTCAGAATATTCTTTATTCATATCTGTAACTAGCCATCTTTCTTCTTGACCTGCTTCTAAGATTAATTGGTTGTTTTCAACTAAAAGTTTAACTGGCTCAACTCCACTTAACCAAGCTGACAAAGCAAGAGCTCTAGTCTTGCTAAATAATCGGAGGCCAGGTACTGAGCAATTTTCGTTAATAGATTCTTTTATATGAAGTAGTGAATAGAATTCCATTGGCCATTCTTTTGCTTCGCGTAAATTAGCTATCGAAAGGGACGAAAAGCTCCAAGCATCTCCTCTAAGTGCCTCAGGCAAAGGTTCAGGTTGGTTAATTATTATGTTGGGATTAGGAGCTATTGGCCCTGAAATATAGCCTTCTTCATTGGGGTATAGGTTTTTTTCTCTTTGTTCAATCCATTCATAAAGTGCAAAAGTTCTTCGACTATCAACAACTTCTATTCCAACTTTTTCGGAAGCTTTCTTTATCATTGTTCTCATAGATGAACGCCAACAGCGCAATCTCTTTGGGCAATCCCACCCTTGCTCCTGAGCTTCTTTTAATGCCTCTTCTAATGATTGACTTAGCCATAATGAATTGACTTCATTTGCAGGGCACCTTTTTTCCCAGCGAAAAGTTTTAGCTCCAGAGAAATCTTCAGTACTTGAAATTAATAGTTCCCACCTTTTCTTTCCATCAGTTTCTATTATCGGGCGAGAATAGAAGTCCAGTTCCCAATCACTCCTTTTCAACTGTTTTTGTTCTGGTTCTGATGAGGTTGGTATCATTTTTCTTGCTCTTCTTTTGTGCTAAGGACGCTTAGCGCTTTCTTTGCTCGCTCCTCTGCTTCAGCTAATACTTTGTCTTTATCTACAAGAAGTTCGCCTGGAAGACCTTCTAAAAGGGCTGTGTTTAAACCAATCCTTCCTCTACCAGGGTCAAGTTCTGTTATAAGTGCTTTGACATTGTCACCTAGATTAAAAACTTCTTTAAGAGATCTAAGGCTTCCATTAGTAATCATTGATTGATGTAAAAGACCGCTAATCCCATCTAGTTCAACAAAGAAACCGTATGGTTTAACTGCAACAACTTTCCCCTCTACAAGCTGACCTATTTTAAGTTGTGCAAATTTAGCTGCAGTTGCAGCTTTCTTTTCCGACAGGATAAGTTTGCGATTGTCTGGATTAACTTCAATAAATGCAACTCCAGTTTGTTTGCCTACAAGAGATTCATGATTTTCTCCTGAATTCAATTGTGAGCGAGGAATAAAGCCACGAAGACCTTCAAGATCACAAGTTACTCCTCCTCTATTGAATCCATTTATTTTTACCTCAACTACTTTCCCCTCTTTTGCTAGTTCAAGAGCTTTATCCCAGCTTTTGCGAAGTGCTAAGGCTCTGCAACTAATGGTTACCATCCCATCAGCATTTTGCTCTCGTGTTACAAGTACTTCTACTCCTAAGCCTTTTGGAAATCGCTCTTTGAGATTTGTTATTACACCAAGGCCACATTCGTTTTTAGGCATAAAGCCAGGAGCTTTCCCTCCAATATCTACATAGACACCATCACTCTCCACCCCAATTACTGACCCTTTAGCGATTTCACCAGTATTGCCAATAGGCTCATTTTCTTCTAGTGCAGCAAGAAATGCTCCTTCATCAAAATCAAAATCATCAACACTTCTTTCTGTAAAATCGCCTGAAGTGAAATTTCCTGAAGATGCCTTGTCTTGATTGGGAAGATTTTCTTTGTTTAGAAGATCTTCCATAGTTACTTCTTTGTCTTGTTCATCTATAAATTCCTTTTGAGATTTTTTATTAGCAGTTTCTGAAGGTCTTAAAAGGATGTTTTCGCTCTTTGGATTTAATCCGTGCTCTTCTTGTTGTTTGTTATCACTTTTAATTTGTTTGGTATCGTCAAGCTCATCAAAGGCTGTAGGCTCTTTTTTGCGACTGATATGCATTACCTGTAAAGGCTTTCGCATACTGTCCTGCTGCCTTGGAGGATTGGGTCTTTTGGGTTGTGGGCTTCCTGATCCGGCCATTTTGTGGGCCTAATGGGGTTGTTGATACACCATTCTTGCAGGAAAAGTTAAATTATTTCATGATTGGAGACTATTTCTATCAGTTCTAAATTGCGTAACTTTGCTTACCTTAGTTGGCCAGATGCTTCTGAGGCAGCATTGAGAGAGGGCTCAACCCTTGTGTGGCCTTTCGGTGCATGTGAACAACATGGCCCGCATTTGCCTTTGATCACAGATGCTTTTTTTGCAAAAAGTATTTTGTTTGATGTTTTAAATCGCTTACCAAATGATTTGCCAATATGGTCTTTGCCTTCTCAAACTATTGGCTTTTCACCGGAGCATCTAGCTTTTCCTGGGACTTTATCTCTTTCAGGTGATTTGATGATGAAAATGGTTAGTGAAATCGGGAGGCAGTTGGCAGGGATGGGATTCAAAAGACTTGTTTTTTTTAATGCTCATGGAGGACAAATTGGTCTTTTGCAGGCAATAGCAAGAGAATTAAGAGTTCAATGTCCTTCTATGGCCGTTTTGCCATGTTTTTTATGGAGTGGTATTGATTCTTTAAAGAATTTGATTCCAGATCGAGAAGTTGAACAAGGATTACATGCTGCTTTGGCTGAAACCAGCTTAATGCTTTCATTGAATTCTCATTTAGTGGGAGATGATAGGCCCTTTGATGGTGGTTTCAAAAAAACTGATGAAAAAACCACCCAAGTTCCTAAAGGGTGGAGTCTTGAAGGTTCAGCTCCATGTGCTTGGCTTACGCATGAGCTTAGTAAAACTGGTGTAATAGGAGATAGTAGAGGCGCTAGCTCTGATTTAGGCGATAAACTAAAGGATTTATTAGTAGACCATTGGGTGGAATTGTTCCTAAATCTAATGAATAGTAATTGGCCACCTTTGGATTAGAAAAATGATTAAATACAATAAATTATTTAATTAACTCACCAATTACTTGGTAATTCTGTAAAGTGCCGCTTATTGTGAATTATTGAATAGTCTCATGCAGACCCTAGAAGCTACAAAGGTTAATGTTTCAGAAGAAAGTTTGCCTGATTTTTCTTCTGAAAAGTATAAAGACGCTTATAGCAGGATAAATGCAATAGTTATTGAAGGCGAAAAGGAGGCTCATGATAACTATCTTGCGATAGGTACTCTTATCCCAGATAAGGCTGATGAGTTGAAGAAGCTAGCGATTATGGAGATGAAGCATATGAAGGGCTTTACTGCTTGTGGTAAAAACCTTGGTGTACAAGCTGATATGCCTTTTGCTAAAGAGTTTTTTGAGCCTCTACACAGTAATTTCCAGAAAGCTTTTGATCAGGGTAATTTAACAACTTGCTTTCTTATCCAAGCCATTTTAATAGAGGCTTTTGCAATATCTGCTTATCACGTGTACATCAGAGTGGCGGACCCTTTTGCAAAAAAAATTACTGAAAATGTTGTAAAGGATGAGTATTTACACTTGAATTATGGTCAGGAATGGTTGAAAGCTAATTTAAGCTCCTGCAAAGAGGACTTGATTAAAGCTAATAAGCAAAATCTTCCACTTATCAAATCAATGCTTGATCAAGTTACAGATGACGCTAAATCGCTTGATATGGATAAAGAGGAGCTTATGGAAGAATTTATGATTGCCTATCAAGACTCTCTAGTAGAGATTGGATTAGATTCCAGGGAAATAGCCCGAATGGCCTTAGCTGCTCTAGTTTGATTGATTTTTCCAATTAGCGTAAAAGCTTAATATATTTTTTTAGTATTTAAAAACTGCTATTTTTGATTCTTTTTGAACATCATGGTTTAGTCTGTGAGATCATCTTTAAATATTTATTTCCTTCCGGAATAAAGCTTTCTCTTAGGCAATGTTTGGATTGATAGGGCACTCAACAAGCTTTCAAGATGCCAGGAAAAAGGCAATGGATTTGGGATATGACCATATTGCAGAAGGAGACCTTGATGTTTGGTGTAGTGCACCACCTCAGTTGGTTGAGCATGTAAAAGTAGTTAGTGCAATTGGTAAAACTATTGAAGGAGCATATATAGATTCCTGCTTTGTTCCTGAAATGCTTGGACGATTTAAGACAGCAAGGCGAAAGGTCCTTAACGCAATGGAGTTGGCTCAGAAAAAAGGTATAAGCATTACAGCATTAGGAGGCTTTACTTCGATTATTTTTGAGAATTTTAATCTTCTTCAGAATAAACAGGTTCGAAATACAACTCTTGATTGGGAACGCTTTACAACAGGTAATACTCATACAGCATGGGTGATTTGTAGGCAGTTAGAGATCAATGCCCCTCTTCTAGGAATTGATCTAAAGAAAGCTCGAGTTGCTGTTGTGGGTGCAACAGGAGATATTGGGAGTGCGGTTTGTCGTTGGATGTCTGAGCGAACTCAAGTAAAGGAACTTTTGCTCATAGCTCGTCAGCAAAAACCCCTTCAAGAACTTGATGAATGTCTACAATGTGATAGTCGAATACTTAGTTTGGGAGAGGCTCTGCCAGAAGCCGATGCAGTTGTCTGGGTAGCAAGTTTACCTAAAAATTTAGAAATTGATAAAAGTACTATTCGGCGACCTTGCCTAATGATAGATGGCGGCTATCCCAAAAATATTGATATGAAATTCAGAGGAGAAGGCATCCATGTCTTAAAGGGGGGTATTGTTGAATTTTTTGCAGATATTGGTTGGAATATGATGGAATTAGCAGAAATGGAGATCCCTCAACGTCAGATGTTTGCTTGTTTTGCTGAAGCAATGCTACTTGAATTTGAAAATTGTCATACTAATTTTAGTTGGGGAAGGAATAACATCACTTTGGAGAAAATGGATTTTATAGGTCAAGCCTCTTTAAAACATGGTTTTTCAGTTCTTGGCCTTCAACCTGGTTTACAGGAATCTTTTGCTTAACTTTTAGCAACTTTTTACCATGGCACGTCGTTATCTTCTTGAATTTGAAAAACCTTTAGTAGAGCTTGAGAAGCAAATTGAACAAATTAGAGAACTTGCTCGTGATTCAGAGGTTGATGTTAGTCAGCAATTGCTTCAGTTAGAAACTCTTGCAGCAAGAAGACGAGAGGAAATCTTTAGAGGATTGACTCCTGCCGAAAAAATACAAGTTGCAAGACACCCTCAAAGACCCAGTACACTGGACTTTATTCAGATGTTTACGGAAGACTGGATAGAATTACATGGTGACAGGAATTGTAGTGATGACAGCGCCTTGGTCGGGGGAGTTGCTCGTATTGAAGATCAGTCGGTTATGTTGATTGGTCAGCAAAAGGGTAGGGATACGAAGGAGAATGTTGCTAGAAACTTTGGGATGGCCAAGCCAGGAGGATATCGAAAAGCATTGAGATTAATGAATCATGCAGATCGTTTTAACTTGCCAATTATTTCCTTTATCGATACTCCAGGGGCTTATGCTGGCCTTTTGGCTGAAGAACAAGGCCAAGGTGAAGCAATAGCAGTTAATTTGCGTGAAATGTTTCGATTAAAAGTACCTATTATTGCAACTGTAATTGGTGAAGGTGGTTCTGGTGGAGCCTTGGGTATTGGAGTAGCCGATAGATTACTAATGTTTGAACATAGTGTTTATACAGTGGCCAGCCCGGAGGCATGTGCTTCTATCCTTTGGCGCGATGCGGCTAAAGCATCTGATGCAGCAGCAGCTTTGAAAATCACTGGAGAAGATTTATTGAATTTAGGGATTGTAGACGAAGTTATAAAAGAGCCTTCAGGTGGAAACAATTGGGCGCCGCTTCAGGCAGGTGAATTCTTGAAGCAAGCCATTCTAAAACATTTAAAAGATCTTTCTGAGTTGCCTATAAGCAAACTTAGAGATAATAGGTACGAAAAATTTAGGAGAATAGGTAGTTTCTTAGAGCCAAATTCACAAGAAGCAGAATTTGTTAAATAGAATATTAGAAATTCTAAGGAAATCAAATTGACAACAGCTCTCATTACAGGAGCCTCTAAAGGTATTGGAAAAGCAACTGCAAAGGCTTTTGCACATGCTGGCTGGGATTTATTGCTTGTAGCTCGTTCGAGAAAATCTCTGGAGTCTCTATCGGAAGAATTGAAAACTTTTGGGATTAAAGTTTTCTATGAGTGTATAGATCTATCTGATGCAAATCAGATACCTACAGGTATTAAAAATCTCCTTGAGCATGGATTTCATCCATCTGTTCTTATAAATAATGCTGGTGTTGCATGGACCGGTAACCTTTTATCTATGCCAATAGATAGATGGAAGTGGTTAATGGAAGTTAATCTCACAAGTGTTTTTCAGGTTTGCTCCCTTGTTGTTCCTTATATGAGAAATAATAAAGGCTTGGTTATTAATGTAAGTAGTCATGCTGCAAGAAATGCTTTCTCTCAATGGGGAGCATATTGTGTTTCTAAAGCTGCATTGGAGAGCTTTACTAAATGTTTAGCGCAGGAAGAGAAGGAATTTGGAGTAAGAGCTTGCACTCTTACTCTGGGATCTGTTAATAGCGCTCTCTGGGATTCTGATAGTGTTCAGAGTGACTTTGATCGAGAAGCAATGCTGTCCGTAGACCAAGTTGCATCCGAAATCTTGCATCTAGCTCAGCAGCCTGATTCTCAAGCAATAGATGACGTTGTATTAATGCCCTCGTCAGGTGCCTTTTGATTTAACTTTTACGTTATTTCTCTAATTGGATCTTCATACTCCTTGTGATGTGCCAAATACAGCTAATTAAGAGGACTATTAAGCACTAAAGGGCCTAATACAATTCAATTATTTCTTTTTAACTTTGTTTATGAGATCATTTACTTTTTGAATATTCTTTATCCCAGGATGTGTTTCTAATTTGCTTGATGCATCTATACCAAAAGGATTGATTTGTGATGATATTTCTTCGATTAAATCTGAGGAAATCCCTCCTGCCAACCACCATGGTGTTTTCAGATCAATTGTTTTTAGCCATTCAATAGGAACTCTTGCTCCTGTTCCTCCTAAAGCTTTTTCACTCCAAGCATCTAAGAGTATTGCATCAACTGAACCTTGATAATTTTGGGCTAGTATTAAATCACTTTGTTGGCGAATTTGAAATGCTTTCCACCATTTGATATTTGGATGCTTATTCCTCAGCACTTCGCAACGTTCCCTTGATTCTTGTCCATGGAGTTGAACAATGGATGGCAATCCAAGCCCATTTAAACCTTCGCAAATTTCATTTAGATTCAAGTTTGCTACTACCCATACTCTTTCAATGGATGGTGCTTCCTTTTCTAAAGCTCCAAATATTTTTCTTCTTTTATCTTCTTGTACAAATCTAGGTGAACTATCTACTCCGATTACACCAATTGCATCCGCTCCAATTTTTGCA
Proteins encoded:
- a CDS encoding site-specific integrase, encoding MNFKSELLNVNQKIASKGIKLRIEQRGNRLGLRGPLPCPKDPSQKKDQRISLGLNTSINGLEQAEKTLNFIDLQIQHNQFDWKNWAQKNSKNSSTNHSLELDKAIEEFKDNFFNNQSRAKSKSSNKTNWEGAYLPYLRRLKLIANKNSFGLDKKLLIETLSSYSENSRSRQQCGTTLKALAKHLKIELPEEWKSISYGYGLHKAQFRQLPSDNLIEETYKLIPNPSWKIVFGLMATYGLRNHEVFFCDLSCLKDNGDKILRVFPNTKTGEHQVWPFHPEWVERFQLNSISDTLNSLPKIQTDLNKTTLQNVGRRVSEQFRRYELPITPYDLRHAWAIRTIHIGLPDSVSARMMGHSVSIHTRTYHHWITRRDQQQAVDKALGRKIR
- the hemH gene encoding ferrochelatase, which produces MTRVGVLLMNLGGPERIKDVGPFLYNLFSDPEIIRLPIPLFQKPLAWFISTQRSSKSQKAYQAIGGGSPLRRITEQQARELQSELRKRGIDATSYVAMRYWHPFTESAVADIKADNISEVVVLPLYPHFSISTSGSSFRELRRLSEVDKDFQKLSIRCIRSWFDNPGYIAAMAKLIEKEVLACLSPEKAHICFTAHGVPKSYVEEAGDPYKDEIENCSLLIIDRIETSLGFSNSYTLSYQSRVGPEEWLQPYTEDVLQKLGSEGIKELVVVPISFVSEHIETLQEIDIEYREIAIKNGISNFRRVKALDTNPLFINGLADLVSTCLKGNNITLEEAARLPEKVKLYPQEKWQWGWNNSAEVWNGRVAMFVFIICFIELVIGNGPLHYVGLL
- the ilvB gene encoding biosynthetic-type acetolactate synthase large subunit: MPVSSFSLGLGESTSQKQMQILGSDALMDSLRRHGVDTIFGYPGGAILPIYDAVYKAEKEGWLKHILVRHEQGGAHAADGFARATGKVGVCFGTSGPGATNLVTGIATAQMDSVPLVVITGQVPRAAIGTDAFQETDIFGITLPIVKHSWVVRKPSEIASVIAQAFFIAASGRPGPVLVDIPKDVGQETFDYEPVQPGSVIPAGFKSPPNPDLKSIAKALDLIEKAQRPLLYVGGGVISASAHDDLAAIAKRYHLPVTTTLMGKGAFDERDPLSVGMLGMHGTAYANFAVTDCDLLVAIGARFDDRVTGKLDTFASKAKVIHFEVDPAEINKNRIADVAVLGDLSASLSKLLELSNQRKILPNTDKWLAKIEEWKTNYPLVIPLKEGEIYPQEVLLALRDLAPNAYITTDVGQHQMWSAQYLRNGPRQWISSAGLGTMGFGVPAALGVQIALPEEKVICIAGDASILMNIQELSTISQYQLNTKIIIINNHWQGMVRQWQESFYDERYSATNMLTGEPDFVALANAFGVGGILIKDRNMLKTKLKEALDHPGAMLIDVHVRRDENCYPMVPPGKSNAEMVGLPNVLDPDS
- a CDS encoding nuclease, with product MKSASVIRIGDNNRDYKVKIACLDVDPLKEKEALEWLKMELPRKSKVNLLPKGSEDGVLVAKVINLNSEKDLANSMKELGLAKLYC
- the pgeF gene encoding peptidoglycan editing factor PgeF, with product MKRNGCIYIQSKLLLKNGFIHAFFTKINSNKTPKGLSKLFNSDMKIHLLNQVHGEKVIIASDASNKKKASADSIISNKSDQSLWLYTADCIPILLADTKKGFVAAIHSGWKGLTLNIIKKTLEKLEFCGCQRADLIFALGPSISGIHYPVNEDIVNAFLISINANTRYNHNIDLFSFKDCISINNSIPFLDIRKAAKRQLLLEGISSKKICLNSECTYANSNLFNSWRRNQTKNRQWSFIVSKRI
- a CDS encoding Tab2/Atab2 family RNA-binding protein; protein product: MIPTSSEPEQKQLKRSDWELDFYSRPIIETDGKKRWELLISSTEDFSGAKTFRWEKRCPANEVNSLWLSQSLEEALKEAQEQGWDCPKRLRCWRSSMRTMIKKASEKVGIEVVDSRRTFALYEWIEQREKNLYPNEEGYISGPIAPNPNIIINQPEPLPEALRGDAWSFSSLSIANLREAKEWPMEFYSLLHIKESINENCSVPGLRLFSKTRALALSAWLSGVEPVKLLVENNQLILEAGQEERWLVTDMNKEYSEKVKLNLIEARENADGIQFISIQTSPEEEKFTGFWMLKDINFI
- a CDS encoding S1 RNA-binding domain-containing protein, which encodes MAGSGSPQPKRPNPPRQQDSMRKPLQVMHISRKKEPTAFDELDDTKQIKSDNKQQEEHGLNPKSENILLRPSETANKKSQKEFIDEQDKEVTMEDLLNKENLPNQDKASSGNFTSGDFTERSVDDFDFDEGAFLAALEENEPIGNTGEIAKGSVIGVESDGVYVDIGGKAPGFMPKNECGLGVITNLKERFPKGLGVEVLVTREQNADGMVTISCRALALRKSWDKALELAKEGKVVEVKINGFNRGGVTCDLEGLRGFIPRSQLNSGENHESLVGKQTGVAFIEVNPDNRKLILSEKKAATAAKFAQLKIGQLVEGKVVAVKPYGFFVELDGISGLLHQSMITNGSLRSLKEVFNLGDNVKALITELDPGRGRIGLNTALLEGLPGELLVDKDKVLAEAEERAKKALSVLSTKEEQEK
- a CDS encoding creatininase family protein, with protein sequence METISISSKLRNFAYLSWPDASEAALREGSTLVWPFGACEQHGPHLPLITDAFFAKSILFDVLNRLPNDLPIWSLPSQTIGFSPEHLAFPGTLSLSGDLMMKMVSEIGRQLAGMGFKRLVFFNAHGGQIGLLQAIARELRVQCPSMAVLPCFLWSGIDSLKNLIPDREVEQGLHAALAETSLMLSLNSHLVGDDRPFDGGFKKTDEKTTQVPKGWSLEGSAPCAWLTHELSKTGVIGDSRGASSDLGDKLKDLLVDHWVELFLNLMNSNWPPLD